From Heterodontus francisci isolate sHetFra1 unplaced genomic scaffold, sHetFra1.hap1 HAP1_SCAFFOLD_454, whole genome shotgun sequence, the proteins below share one genomic window:
- the LOC137362975 gene encoding uncharacterized protein, translating into MVLLNELSVNPTAEPRPFSPSSLARLFERATLQHQSDTSNGSQIQTGSSSFFKLLPTSGCYYSVIPRSEGSEGNPVSSAVISALCFIFSRLILVHEQIQPPVCRMQLVKLFLIVCSLLPCKTLAEVIHQWPTLVVVKRGEPAELNCYQNDSSKSIMLWYRQYAGQGLTLMGHSYTGRAPIYEGKFEEEVKILRPEERRCSGVFLCSQ; encoded by the exons ATGGTCCTGTTGAATGAGCTGTCGGTG aatccGACAGCAGagccaaggccattcagcccatcgagcctggcccggcTGTTCGAAAGAGCTACCCTTCAACACCAATCAGACACAAGCAACGGGAGCCAGATACAGACGGGAAGCAGTTCCTTCTTCAAGCTCCTTCCGACCAGTGGGTGTTATTATTCTGTCATACCCAGAAGTGAGGGGTCAGAAGGAAACCCTGTTTCCAGTGCTGTCATTTCCGCTCTCTGCTTTATCTTCAGCCGCCTGATATTGGTTCATGAACAGATTCAGCCCCCAGTCTGCAGGATGCAGTTAGTCAAACTCTTCCTAATCGTCTGTTCTCTTCTTCCAT GCAAAACTCTAGCAGAGGTGATACACCAGTGGCCAACACTGGTGGTGGTGAAGAGAGGCGAACCAGCAGAATTAAATTGTTACCAGAATGACAGTAGTAAGAGCATTATGCTGTGGTATCGGCAGTATGCCGGGCAGGGGCTCACCCTAATGGGTCATTCCTACACTGGAAGGGCACCCATTTACGAAGGAAAATTTGAAGAGGAGGTGAAGATTTTAAGGCCCGAGGAGAGACGATGCAGCGGTGTATTCCTGTGCAGCCAGTGA